Within Sorangiineae bacterium MSr11367, the genomic segment CCACGCTGGAGTGGCCCACCCTGACCGTGCCTCCGTCGCTGATGCTGGACGGCGAAGACATTCTGCTCGTGCTGACCGCAAGCAAGCCCGGTCTGGCGATCGTTCGATGTTCCAAATCGGGCGTCTGCGATACGTCGCATCCGATGAAGCCCGAGCCATCTTCGGTCAGCCGCGTCGTTCCCGTTCGCGATCTGGGCGGTGGTGTGGGGCTCTTCTACGGATTGCAGTCCGCCGACCCTGAGCGCGAATACGAGAACATCGCGCACCTGTGGCGTTCGACGCGCGATGGCGGTGCCGAACACCTCGCCCAGGAAACGCTGACCGCACCGACCACCCAGCTCGAAATTGCCTTTGCGACGAGCCCCCTTCGAAGCGTGGGGGTCAACAATGGGGGACCGAGAGGGGCAGGGCGGGTGAACGTCCGCGCATTTCTGCAGGACGGCAGCCCCGATATGCTCTTTGGCCAGGGAGGACTCGTGGCCAGAGCCTTGCCGGTGCCGTACTTCGTTCCGAACGATGTCCTCCTTCACGACGATGGTCGGATCGTGGTTGCGGGAATGGCCGAAGCGGTCATGTGGATGCGGTTCGAGAAGAATGGCGCCGTGGATACCTCGTTTGGAACGAAGGATGGCGTGGGCACCTCGAACCTCGCCTCGGAAATACGAGAGATCGTCCTGGACGATGGTGGCTACATCGCAGGCGGCTCGCATTCGGACACGCCCCGTGGAGTCTTGCTCCGGCTGGACCGCGACGGCCGCATCGACCCGTCGTACTGGAACGGCGGAATGTATCGATTCGAGATCAGCGCGGACGGTCTGAGACCGCCGTTGGCGCTCGTGGGGGCGATGGCGCTCGGAGCCGGCGGCAGCGTGCTTGCATTCGGGAGCACCTCGGCGACGGAGACCGGCGTCGTCACCCTCTCACGGGTTTCTCGGAGCGGGCTCGATACCTCATTTGCGCAAAATGGATATGCGTACATCGAGGAAGGGGAGATCGGCGGACGGGCCAGCATGGTCATTCAGCCCGATGGAAAAGCCGTGGTGACGTGGCTTTCGGCCGAGCACGTGGTGAAACTCGCGCGCTTTTGGGTCCAATGAAGGCGCTGCGCGCAAGCCTATTTGCACTTTTCGCGGCCAGCTTCGGCGTGGCGTGCACCACGCTGTTGGGGGTGGACGACCTCCCCGGGCTCACCCGCGGGTTGGATGCCGGCGATGCGCATGCGGATTCTCCTGGCCCCGACGCGGCGGCCGGGTCGCTGGACCTTTCGTTCGGAGACGGCGGCGTCGTGGAGATACGGGTACCGCTGTCCGTCGGCGGCGCGTCGGTGCTCTCCGATGGCGACGAGCTCGTGGTCCTCTTCGCCGCCGGGGACGGCGACCTGATGCTCGTGCGCTGTTCCCGCGACGGAGTGTGCCATGCTTCGCCCCCGACGGTGGTCATGAAGGGAGCGGGCATTGGCGGCTTTGCCGTGAGGGAGCCAGGCGGAAATGCCATCCTCGTCCATGCGAGCGCCGACGCCCCCAATTACCAAGTCGTGAGGTACCTGCTCCGCGTCGCACGCGACGGCGGGGTCGAGACGCTCATGCGTGAGCAATCCTCCCCGAACTCTTCCTCCGGCGAGTTGGTCCCCATCGAACGACCGTTGCGCATCCTTCTCGTGCGCAGCAGCGATCTCCCGGATGGTGGTGGCGAGCTTCGTCAACGCGCGATGCTTCTGGACGGTGGGCCCGATCCGCGGTTCGGCACGAATGGGACGGTCGCGAGTACCTATTCCTGGGAGCCCATCGTGGTGGGGGCCAGCGCGCGCGACAACGGCGGCATCGTCGTCCTGGCTTCCGGCCAGACGTCCCCTACGGTGTGGCTAGGATTCCGTGCGGACGGCCATGCAGACACCAACTTTGGCGTCGACGGCGGAATGGGATCGTCCAGCGAGCTTTCCCCCACGGTGCTTCTCGAGGACGATGGGGGCTACGTCATGGGTGGCGTGCGAGGCGTGAGCCGCGCCGTGCTGGCACGCATCACACGCGACGGTCACCTGGATTCATCCCGTTGGGACCAGGGGATCTTTGCGTTTCCCACCGTCATCGTCTCGAACGAAGACCCGTACCTCACCTCCATCCGGGCACTCGGAGCCCAGCCGAATGGATCGATTCTGGCCCTCGGTGTCGCGCACCGATTGTCCGGTCCACCCGTCGACGTCCTCACGCGGGTCGGCCCCGAGGGGCTCGATCCGCACTTCGGCCGCAAGGGCTTCGTGATCTTGGGTCCACAGGGATCCTCCGGGTCGCGCAGTGTGGCCGTGCAGTCCGACGGAAAAGCGGTCGTCGCATTGACGTACGACGGTTCCCTGAGGCTTACGCGATACCTCGCCGAGTGACCTACAAGGTCCTGGACAAGCACCCTCGTCATGTCAGTATGGGAACGTTAACATATCGCCCGGGGCGCGACGCAGAGAGGGAGGCACTCATGGAGCTGCACGCACGAAGAGCCGCAACGAAATGTTCCATCGCTAGGCTCATTTTGGTCGCCCTATTGCCGGTGGCCGTATCGTGCAGCGACGACGCGGCGAACGCGCCGGCCCTCAATACGGATGGTCACCCCATCTCCCGCTTCATGGGTCAACTCCGGTCGTCGCTGCGCCCAGAGCTGATGGGAAAGCATCCACGCGTCTATGCCACCGTCGCCGAACTATCGCAGCTGCGCGAACGCGCGCACGGCTCGCATCAAAAGGTCTGGCAGTATGCGCTCGATCAAGTTCGCGCGGTGAGGGTGCCCCCGCCGCCGCCACCTTCGCAGGAACGGCGCTCCCAGAATGAAGTGGGGCTCGGCATCGCCGAAGCCGCGCTGGCGTACAAAATCGAAGGCGACCCGAAATACTTGGTCGCAGCCAAACAATACCTCGACGCGGCCGCCAGTTACGACGTGTGGGGGTATTACAACAACAAACCCAACGTCGACCTGGCCGCGGGCCACCTGCTGTATGGAATGGGGTGGGGCTACGATCTTCTCTACGACGACCTCACGGACGCCGAGCGCACGCGGTATCGCGACAAGCTGACCCTCCAGGCTCGGTTGCTCTTCGATTATTACAAGCCCACGCCAGGGAAACAGTATCCCTACAGCCAGAATCACACGTTCATTCCGATCGCCGGGCTAGGCGTCGCCGCCTACGCACTGTACGACGAAGTGGCCGACGCGCCGGAGTGGGCCAAGCTCGCGCGCGCGATCTACGAACGCGTGCTGCAGACGTATTCTCAAGATGGCTATTACTACGAGGGGCACGAGTACTGGGTCTTCTCCACGCCGTGGCTCGTTCATTATCTCGACGCGCACCTGCACGCGACCGGCGAAGATTTGTACGATCAGCCGGGATTTCGGCGGTCGCACGAATACATTGCGCATTCCGTGTTGCCCGACGGGCAATGGGTCTTCGATTTTGGCGACATCATGGACGGGCCGGCAACGCGATTGAAAACGGGGCCCGAGTACGAGCGCTCCCACCCAGGGGGTCGATTTCATACGAATTACAACATCCTGTACCGCTTGGCCTCCCGCTTCCGCAGTGGCGAGGCGCAGGGGGTGGCCGCTTGGATGGAGAGTCTGAATCATTTCAACGCCGAGAACTATTGGTCCCTTTTCTGGTACGATCCAACGGTTCCAGTGGTTCCGATCGAGCAGCAGCCACGGTGGCACTACTTTCCCGATCATGACGTGGTGTACTGGCGAAGCGACTGGACGCCCAACGCAAAGGCCTTCGCCTTCAAGTGCGGTCCGCCGGAAGGTCATCACGCCAAGGGGCAATACGAAGCATTCCGCGACTGGGTCTCCTCGAACGGCCATGCCCATCCGGATGCCAACAGCTTCATCCTCTACGGGGGCAAGGCGTATCTCACCGGCGCCTCGGGGTATGCCGGCATTCCTCTGACCGCGCACAACAACACCTTGCTCGTCGATGGCAAGGGACAAGCCCGCGAGGGGAACGGTCATGAGGCGTTCGAGGGGGTGCCGAACGAGCGGCTCGATGGCATCCGCATCGAGGAAGTGAAGATCGAGTCCGGTCGAGCCTACGTGCGCGGCAACGCGGCATCCGCCTACGAGCCGGAGCTGGGGCTGACCAAGTTCATTCGAGAGTTCGAAATCTCCGATTCGGCACCGGAGGAATTCGTGGTGACCGACGACGTGGCCGCGAACCACGAGGCGGAGTTCACGGCCCTGGTTCATGCCGATGAAAAGGTGGAGACGACCGGCACGACCGGATTCCTCATCAAGGCACCCTCCGCCCAATTGAGCATCACCATGCCGGGCGCGGAGCCATTCAAGGCGGCCATCGTTCCGAACATCGTGGCCTCGCCCGGTCCGCCCGGGCGCATCGATCAAGGCCCCAAAGAACCGCGGGGCGAACGATTGGAAATTTCCTCCGCGACCAAGAAAGCGCACGTGCGCCTGGTGACCAGGCTCAAGATCGAAGCCCGGGAGTGAAGCGCAGATGTGTCCGACGTAGTGAATGATAACGTTATCACATGGCCATTCAATCCGAAAAAATGGAGATCGACGTGTCGCCGGGCACGCCAGCCATGCCGGGCACTGTTGCGCGCGAGGCGATGGCCAGGCCGTCTCGCAGGCGCTGGTTGGTCATCGGCCTGATCTTCGTGGTGACGCTGATCAACTACCTCGACCGGTTGACCGTTTCGGTGCTCGCTCCGGTCATCACGGAAGCCATGAAGCTTTCGAATCTACAATATGCCAGCCTCGCTACCTGGTTTCTGCTGGCGTACACCCTCAGCCAGAGCCTGTCGGGGCGCATTTACGATCGAATGGGGATTCGCCGTGGCTTCACGTTGTCGGTCGTCGTTTGGTCACTCTCCGCCATGGCCCACGCGTTCGTTCGAGGGCTCGGTGGCCTGAGTGTTCTGCGATTCTGCCTTGGCCTGGGCGAGGCAGGTAACTGGCCGGGCGCAGCAAAGGTCGTCGCCGAGTGGTTCCCCGTTCGCGAGCGGGCGTTTGCCATGGCCATCTTCAATAGCGGCGCCGCGATCGGCTCGATTGTCGCGCCGCCGCTCATCGTATGGTTGCAATTGACCTACGGTTGGCAGGGCGCGTTCTTGGTTACCGGAGGCCTCGGCTTCTGCTGGCTCATGGCCTGGTGGGCGTTGTACCGCCCGAACGAGTCGCCGGTGGCCGCGCCGGTGAAGGCGGGGGTTGTGCCGTCGAAATCCGACGAAGAGGCGCCAAAATGGCTCGCGCTCCTTCGGAAGAAGGAAGTTTGGGCCATCGTGTTGGGTCGCGTTTTGGTCGACCCCGTATGGTGGCTCTACATTAGCTGGCTCCCGCTGTTCCTTTACAAAGTCCACGGGTTCGATCTGAAGAAGATCGGGCTGTTTGCCTGGGTCCCGTACCTCGCCGCCGATGCCGGGAGCTTGGTCGGAGGGCTCGCGTCCGGTTATCTGGTGAAGCGCGGCTGGCGCGTCCAGAACGCGCGTCGGGCGACCATCGCTTTTGGCGCACTTCTCATGCCGGCGGGCATTCTCGCCGCGAGGAGCGAGAGCCCGTTCTCCGCGCTCGCCTTGATCGGCCTGGTGCTGTTCGGATTTCAAGTGTGGATCAACAACGTGCAGACGCTGCCGAGTGACTGGTTCTCGAGCAAAACGGTGGCCTCGGTCGCGGGCCTCGGGGGAACCGGCGCAGGCATTGGCAGCATGATGTTCTTGCTTCTCACGGGCTGGGTCGTCGATCACTTCGGATACACCCCCATTCTGACGGCGGCGGGGCTGTTGGCACCCGTGGGGACGTTGCTGATGTTTGCACTCTTTCCAAATCGTGAGCCGTGAGCCGCCGAACTCACGGAAATGCGCTCAAACGTCGATTTGCACGTCGATGTACGGCGGGAAGTTCTGGACGTTCGAATAGTCGTTCTCCAGGACGGACGTTGCCCCGAGCCGTTCCACCTCGCGGAAGCCTGCGAATTTGTACGTGATGTACATCTGGCGGTTCCGATCCGTCGACACGAATTCCGCGCGAAAGCGGGCGCCGGCATCGCGGGCGCGCTGCAGAATGTAGTTCAATAGAACCGTGCCCACGCCGCGTGACATCACCCGGCAGGACATCAAGAGTAGCTTCAGCGTCCACACGTCGGCCGTGCGCTCCACGAGAGCGAGTCCGATCTTTCCATATGTGCCGTATTTGTCGTTCAATCCAGCGATGAGCAAATCGTGATTCGGTGATTGCCGGAACGCGGCCAGCTCGTCGTACGAGTACGTGTAGCCGGTGGCATTGAGCTGGTTCGTGCGTACGGTGAGCTCCTCCGCGCGCTTCAAGTCCTCCTCCTGGGCGCGGGAGATGACGAATTGCATGCCCAGCGACGCGAGGAATTCGTCCGGGCTGCCCTGGTGAGCATCCTCCACGGTTTTTCGCTCGATGTCCGCCTGGTACATCCTGCGCCGCACCCGCGAGTCGTCGGTGATGAATCGCGGATTCAGCTCGGGGAGCTCCACCATGCGGTGTGCCTCGGCGGCATCGATGCAGAGCACCTTCGGGTGCGCAAACCGAACCTCGTCCCGCTCGAAGGGCTGATCGTCCACGAAGGCAATCGCATCGATACCGAAGTTCAGTGACTTGGCGACGGCCTCGATGGAGGCCGATTTGTTGCCCCAGTGGATCTGAGGGTAAAGGAAGTATTCGTCGATTCCAAATTCGCGAAGTTTGGCCATTGCGAGCTCAGGCTCGTTCCGGCTCGCGATGGAGTGAAGAATACCGCGCTCGTCGAGCGTGCGGAGGGTGGCCACCACCTCCTCGCGCAGCCGAACTTGGGGATCCTCGAGCAGGATGCCGTCCCAGACGGTGTTGTCGAGGTCCCATACGACGCACTTGATGTTTTTCTTCTCGTCTTTGCGCGGCTGCGCGCCTTCTGCCTTCTCCGCCACGACGCTCGTCATGATTTTTGCGTCTTTCGCCGTACGAGCTCGACCAGGGCACGAACCGAACGGAAATTGTCGAGTTCCATGTCCTCGTTTTCGATTTCGAGGCCGAACTGGTGCTCGACGAAGTTGACCAGCTGAATGGCGAACATCGAATTGACGAATCCCAAACTGAAGATGTCGTCTTCGTCCGAGAGCTCGTGGCCGGGGAAGAATTTGGTCAAATAATTGCGAATCGTCTTGTTGCTATCTTCCGACGTCATGGTTTTCCTCAGGAGTAATCGTAAAAGCCGCGCCCCGATTTTCGGCCGTGAAGGCCGGCGTCCACCATCTTCTTGAGAAGCGGACAAGGACGGTATTTGTCGTCGTTGAAGCTCTCGTAGAGAACCTCGATCGAATAGAGAATCGTATCGAGCCCGATGAGATCGGCCGTCTCCAAGGGCCCCATTTTGTGCTCGAAGCAGCCCTTGAAGATCTTGTCGACGTCGGCCGCGCTGGCCACTTGGTCCTGCACGAGGAAAACGGCCTCGTTGATGGTCAGCATCAGCACGCGATTGGACACGAACCCGGGGACGTCTTCCACGACCACGGCGGCTTTGTTCATCTCGGCGAGCAGCCGCTTGCCCGTGTCGATGGTCTGTGGGGTCGTGTGAAAGCCACGAATGACCTCCACCATGGGCTTGAGCGGCACCGGATTCATGAAGTGCATGCCCAGCACCTGCGACGGGCGCTTGGTGACCGAACCGACCCGCGTGATGGAGATGGCCGACGTATCGACCGCAAAGACCACCTCCGGCCGGCAGATGGGGTCGATGCGCTCGTAGACCTCTTTTTTGATGGGCCACTTTTCCGTCACGTTTTCGATGACGAAGTCGACATTCGACAATCGCGCATAATCGGTGGTGAAGGTGATGCGCTCCAGCACTTCCTTCACGTCGACCTTTTGCGCCGACTTGCCAAAGAGCGCGAACGCACGCACCCCATTGCGTATTTCCTTGCGGGCGCGATCGAGCACCTGCTCGGAAATGTCGACCAGCACCACGTGGTGTCCAGTCTGTGCGAGGTCTTGCGCGACGCCGACCCCCATGACGCCAGCGCCCACGACGCCGACGGAGGTGAATTCCAACTTGCGTGTCGAGTCCATCACTGTCCTTTACGAATGGCGTAGATGTTGAAAATGTTCGTTCCGACGTACAGCTCGTCCTGTTGCGCAATGACCGAGAAGCCATGGCGCTCGAACACGTCGGTGAGCGCTTGGACCCTTCCGTCGACGTCGTGCGCCTCCAAGACGATCTGCGAGAATTTGGGCCAGTCCGCGTCGTCGATGCCTTCGATGACCTCCAGCTCGCACTTCTGCACGTCCACCTTCATCAGATCGATGCGCTCGATCTTCTGCTCGCGAATGACGTCGCTCAGGCGGCGCAGTTTTGCGGTGAAGTGGACCGCTTCGAAGCGCACGTCGAGGAGCTCTTCGGCGTACGGATCCATCTGACCGGCGTGCTCGTCTCCCCCGCGGCGCTGGTTCTCGATGATGGTCTTGAGGTTGTGCCTCTCCTCCGCCTCGTCCGGGTGAAACGACGACATGCCCGCGCTGTGAGGGTAAAACGTGAACGGCGCCTGACGCTCGGCGTTCGACAGACCGACGTTGAGGACGGTGGCCCGAATGCCATGCAGACCGACGTTGCGCTGGATGATCTCGAACAGGGGAGGGGCCGGTTCGAAGGTGAAGATGCGGACATTCTTGGCTTCGGTGTGCGCGAACACCGTGAACAGTCCGATGTTGCCGCCGACGTCGAGCACGCAACCACCGTCCGGAATGACGATGCCGTGTTTGACGTACGAGCGATGCGCGAAGATATCGTCATAGAAGTGCTTCGTTTCGGCTTCGTTTTGGTGCGCCACCGAAATGCCGTTGGGTAGGCGGAAGAGCGGCTTCTGCGCGGCCTGCGGCTTGGGGGGCGTCACGGGCTTCGCCGGTGCGGATTTCGGCCGGCTGCCGCCGGGGCGCAGTTCGTCGAGGACGCTGGCCATGGCTTCGAGCGTCGGCGATTCGTACACGCGCCGGAGCGGCAGCTTCACGCGGAGCGAGCGGGCGACGCGGTCGATGAGGC encodes:
- a CDS encoding DUF4962 domain-containing protein; translation: MELHARRAATKCSIARLILVALLPVAVSCSDDAANAPALNTDGHPISRFMGQLRSSLRPELMGKHPRVYATVAELSQLRERAHGSHQKVWQYALDQVRAVRVPPPPPPSQERRSQNEVGLGIAEAALAYKIEGDPKYLVAAKQYLDAAASYDVWGYYNNKPNVDLAAGHLLYGMGWGYDLLYDDLTDAERTRYRDKLTLQARLLFDYYKPTPGKQYPYSQNHTFIPIAGLGVAAYALYDEVADAPEWAKLARAIYERVLQTYSQDGYYYEGHEYWVFSTPWLVHYLDAHLHATGEDLYDQPGFRRSHEYIAHSVLPDGQWVFDFGDIMDGPATRLKTGPEYERSHPGGRFHTNYNILYRLASRFRSGEAQGVAAWMESLNHFNAENYWSLFWYDPTVPVVPIEQQPRWHYFPDHDVVYWRSDWTPNAKAFAFKCGPPEGHHAKGQYEAFRDWVSSNGHAHPDANSFILYGGKAYLTGASGYAGIPLTAHNNTLLVDGKGQAREGNGHEAFEGVPNERLDGIRIEEVKIESGRAYVRGNAASAYEPELGLTKFIREFEISDSAPEEFVVTDDVAANHEAEFTALVHADEKVETTGTTGFLIKAPSAQLSITMPGAEPFKAAIVPNIVASPGPPGRIDQGPKEPRGERLEISSATKKAHVRLVTRLKIEARE
- a CDS encoding MFS transporter, with protein sequence MAIQSEKMEIDVSPGTPAMPGTVAREAMARPSRRRWLVIGLIFVVTLINYLDRLTVSVLAPVITEAMKLSNLQYASLATWFLLAYTLSQSLSGRIYDRMGIRRGFTLSVVVWSLSAMAHAFVRGLGGLSVLRFCLGLGEAGNWPGAAKVVAEWFPVRERAFAMAIFNSGAAIGSIVAPPLIVWLQLTYGWQGAFLVTGGLGFCWLMAWWALYRPNESPVAAPVKAGVVPSKSDEEAPKWLALLRKKEVWAIVLGRVLVDPVWWLYISWLPLFLYKVHGFDLKKIGLFAWVPYLAADAGSLVGGLASGYLVKRGWRVQNARRATIAFGALLMPAGILAARSESPFSALALIGLVLFGFQVWINNVQTLPSDWFSSKTVASVAGLGGTGAGIGSMMFLLLTGWVVDHFGYTPILTAAGLLAPVGTLLMFALFPNREP
- a CDS encoding HAD-IIIC family phosphatase; the encoded protein is MTSVVAEKAEGAQPRKDEKKNIKCVVWDLDNTVWDGILLEDPQVRLREEVVATLRTLDERGILHSIASRNEPELAMAKLREFGIDEYFLYPQIHWGNKSASIEAVAKSLNFGIDAIAFVDDQPFERDEVRFAHPKVLCIDAAEAHRMVELPELNPRFITDDSRVRRRMYQADIERKTVEDAHQGSPDEFLASLGMQFVISRAQEEDLKRAEELTVRTNQLNATGYTYSYDELAAFRQSPNHDLLIAGLNDKYGTYGKIGLALVERTADVWTLKLLLMSCRVMSRGVGTVLLNYILQRARDAGARFRAEFVSTDRNRQMYITYKFAGFREVERLGATSVLENDYSNVQNFPPYIDVQIDV
- a CDS encoding phosphopantetheine-binding protein; protein product: MTSEDSNKTIRNYLTKFFPGHELSDEDDIFSLGFVNSMFAIQLVNFVEHQFGLEIENEDMELDNFRSVRALVELVRRKTQKS
- a CDS encoding 3-hydroxyacyl-CoA dehydrogenase NAD-binding domain-containing protein → MDSTRKLEFTSVGVVGAGVMGVGVAQDLAQTGHHVVLVDISEQVLDRARKEIRNGVRAFALFGKSAQKVDVKEVLERITFTTDYARLSNVDFVIENVTEKWPIKKEVYERIDPICRPEVVFAVDTSAISITRVGSVTKRPSQVLGMHFMNPVPLKPMVEVIRGFHTTPQTIDTGKRLLAEMNKAAVVVEDVPGFVSNRVLMLTINEAVFLVQDQVASAADVDKIFKGCFEHKMGPLETADLIGLDTILYSIEVLYESFNDDKYRPCPLLKKMVDAGLHGRKSGRGFYDYS